A single window of Microbispora hainanensis DNA harbors:
- a CDS encoding helix-turn-helix transcriptional regulator yields MDDFQWVDRPSADALLFAARRLRTEPIAMPLAVRGDTPVPGLPSLEIAGLAEPAAAELLDAGFTLAPPVRRELVALTGGNPLALRETARLLTDAQRAGREPLPDPLPGGSRLFGDRVAALSAGARLTALLAAVESDLGLVLRAAERLGADEAALPELESAGLAGVSGTRVRFRHPLIRSAVYEAASPAARREAHAALAEVSDASEISEGDRRAWHLAGAALGQDESVAAALARAAERARDRGGYGAAATALTRAAELTPAPLVRARRLTDAAEAAWLGGRPGQAESLLAEARELAGADTALTMEIARLRGRFELNSGNAAEAVRILAAGDTLDMLADASEAASYVGDTAAMIEIGRRAAAFPEGFLRDVVAGIGATLAGDGGHDLLRRALGRTGELREAADFLWATAAASHLGEVDLSAELAERAGRVARVSGMAGQLPVVLEFVATAERLAGRLAESRAVSEEGLELAREAGYANTVAAHLANLAAVAALRGEEEACARHAGEALAIAVPHRVGLRAGLAAYALAMLDLCLGRFAAAHDRFTAIAAAGPGAGHPTVVWRSTPDRIEAAVGAGDADAARAALEAYERWSSHAGTAESRALLARCRGLVLPDDQAVEALGEASRLHANPFEAARTGLLLGERLRRTHRPGEARAHLRAALETFRRAGADPWARRAYGELRAAGESVRPEENGPEENGPETPVAVPDVRGTALDALTPQELRIATLVADGATSKEIAARLFLSPRTVEYHLYKIYPKLGITSRTELARLVVLRKAPAAPRSML; encoded by the coding sequence GTGGACGACTTCCAGTGGGTGGACCGGCCGTCGGCCGACGCCCTGCTGTTCGCCGCCAGGCGGCTGCGCACCGAACCGATCGCGATGCCGCTGGCCGTACGCGGCGACACGCCGGTGCCGGGCCTGCCCTCGCTGGAGATCGCCGGGCTGGCCGAACCTGCGGCCGCCGAGCTGCTCGACGCCGGCTTCACGCTCGCGCCGCCGGTCAGGCGCGAGCTCGTGGCGCTGACCGGGGGCAACCCGCTGGCGCTGCGCGAGACGGCGCGGCTGCTCACGGACGCCCAGCGGGCCGGTCGGGAACCGCTGCCCGACCCCCTGCCCGGTGGAAGCCGGCTCTTCGGCGACCGGGTGGCCGCGTTGTCCGCGGGGGCACGGCTGACCGCCCTACTGGCGGCGGTCGAGAGCGATCTCGGCCTGGTGCTGCGGGCCGCCGAGCGGCTGGGCGCGGACGAGGCGGCGCTGCCCGAGCTGGAGTCGGCCGGGCTCGCGGGCGTGTCCGGGACGCGCGTGCGGTTCCGCCATCCGCTGATCCGGTCGGCGGTGTACGAGGCGGCCTCCCCCGCCGCACGCCGCGAGGCGCACGCGGCACTGGCCGAGGTGTCGGATGCGTCCGAGATATCTGAGGGAGACCGGCGGGCCTGGCATCTGGCCGGGGCCGCGCTCGGTCAGGACGAATCGGTCGCCGCCGCCCTCGCGCGGGCCGCGGAGCGGGCCCGGGACCGAGGCGGCTATGGCGCCGCCGCCACCGCCCTGACCAGGGCCGCCGAGCTCACCCCCGCACCGCTCGTGCGCGCCCGGCGGCTCACGGACGCCGCCGAGGCCGCGTGGCTCGGGGGCCGTCCCGGCCAGGCCGAGTCGCTGCTGGCCGAGGCACGCGAGCTCGCCGGGGCGGACACCGCGCTGACCATGGAGATCGCCCGGCTCCGCGGACGCTTCGAGCTCAACTCCGGCAACGCCGCGGAGGCCGTACGGATCCTCGCGGCGGGCGACACCCTGGACATGCTGGCCGACGCCTCGGAGGCGGCGTCGTACGTCGGCGACACGGCGGCCATGATCGAGATCGGGCGGCGGGCGGCGGCCTTCCCCGAAGGGTTCCTGCGCGACGTGGTCGCCGGCATCGGCGCGACGCTCGCGGGCGACGGCGGGCACGACCTGCTCAGGCGGGCGCTCGGCCGTACGGGTGAGCTGCGCGAGGCGGCCGATTTCCTGTGGGCGACGGCGGCGGCCAGCCATCTGGGCGAGGTGGACCTGTCCGCCGAGCTGGCCGAGCGGGCCGGGCGCGTGGCCAGGGTCTCGGGGATGGCCGGCCAGCTTCCCGTGGTGCTGGAGTTCGTCGCCACCGCGGAGCGGCTCGCCGGGCGCCTCGCCGAGAGCCGGGCCGTCTCGGAGGAGGGCCTGGAGCTGGCGCGCGAGGCCGGATATGCGAACACCGTGGCGGCCCACCTGGCCAACCTCGCGGCCGTGGCGGCCCTGCGCGGCGAGGAGGAGGCCTGCGCCCGGCATGCCGGGGAGGCGCTCGCCATCGCCGTCCCCCACCGGGTGGGCCTGCGCGCCGGGCTCGCGGCGTACGCCCTGGCCATGCTCGACCTGTGCCTCGGCCGGTTCGCCGCCGCCCACGACCGGTTCACCGCGATCGCCGCCGCGGGCCCGGGAGCCGGTCATCCCACCGTGGTCTGGCGGAGCACGCCCGACCGGATCGAGGCCGCCGTCGGCGCGGGCGACGCCGACGCCGCCCGTGCGGCCCTGGAGGCGTACGAGCGCTGGTCGTCCCATGCGGGGACGGCCGAGTCGCGGGCGCTGCTCGCCCGGTGCCGCGGCCTGGTCCTGCCGGACGACCAGGCGGTCGAGGCGCTCGGCGAGGCGTCGCGCCTGCACGCCAACCCGTTCGAGGCGGCCAGGACGGGACTGCTGCTGGGCGAGCGGCTGCGCCGTACGCACCGGCCGGGAGAGGCCAGGGCGCACCTGCGAGCGGCGCTGGAGACGTTCCGGCGGGCGGGAGCCGATCCGTGGGCGCGGCGCGCGTACGGCGAGCTGCGCGCGGCGGGCGAGAGCGTCCGGCCGGAAGAGAACGGGCCGGAGGAGAACGGGCCGGAGACGCCCGTGGCGGTGCCGGACGTGCGGGGGACGGCGCTCGACGCGCTCACCCCGCAGGAGCTGCGCATCGCCACCCTGGTGGCGGATGGCGCGACCAGCAAGGAGATCGCCGCCCGGCTGTTCCTGAGCCCGCGCACGGTCGAATATCACCTGTACAAGATCTATCCGAAGCTCGGCATCACCTCGCGTACGGAGCTGGCGCGGCTAGTAGTTCTACGGAAGGCGCCGGCGGCCCCGCGCAGCATGCTTTAG
- a CDS encoding alpha/beta fold hydrolase, giving the protein MPNIWSEEFGAAADAPIVLVMGSMSQGILWPDAFVGRLVAGGRRVIRYDHRDTGMSDVVDFSKDPYTWDDIKDDVLRVMDAHGLDSAHLVCHSAGGLLGQLIAVERPERVRTLTVVASSPLGGGEGAVLMRALMGEPQPEGSLPEPTPEFVAFYREVIAAPPPRDRRERIERMIAEDRVLHGTGLPFDEDASRRLAERVYDRARDLDAAANHRLAAAAKPGFEPVGVLHRIEAPTLVVEGTHEPAKPGHGAVIAERIPGARLMTVKGMGHTLPPEVHAELAGAVLAHTA; this is encoded by the coding sequence ATGCCAAACATCTGGAGTGAAGAGTTCGGGGCCGCGGCCGACGCGCCGATCGTGCTGGTGATGGGGTCGATGTCGCAGGGGATCCTGTGGCCGGACGCGTTCGTGGGCCGGCTCGTCGCGGGCGGCCGGCGCGTGATCCGCTACGACCACCGCGACACCGGGATGTCCGACGTCGTCGACTTCTCGAAGGATCCGTACACATGGGATGACATCAAGGACGACGTGCTGCGGGTGATGGACGCGCACGGATTGGACAGCGCGCATCTGGTCTGCCACTCGGCGGGCGGGCTGCTCGGGCAGCTGATCGCGGTGGAGCGGCCGGAGCGCGTGCGGACGCTCACCGTCGTCGCCTCGTCGCCGCTCGGCGGTGGTGAGGGCGCGGTGCTCATGCGGGCGCTGATGGGCGAGCCGCAGCCCGAGGGCAGCCTGCCCGAGCCCACGCCGGAGTTCGTCGCGTTCTACCGCGAGGTGATCGCCGCGCCGCCGCCGCGCGACCGGCGGGAGCGCATCGAGCGCATGATCGCGGAGGACCGCGTGCTGCACGGCACCGGCCTGCCGTTCGACGAGGACGCCTCGCGCAGGCTGGCCGAGCGCGTGTACGACCGGGCGCGGGACCTCGACGCGGCGGCCAACCACCGGCTCGCGGCGGCGGCCAAGCCCGGCTTCGAGCCGGTGGGCGTCCTGCACCGGATCGAGGCGCCCACCCTGGTCGTCGAGGGCACGCACGAGCCCGCCAAGCCGGGCCACGGGGCCGTCATCGCCGAGCGGATCCCCGGCGCCCGGCTGATGACGGTCAAGGGAATGGGCCACACCCTGCCGCCCGAGGTGCACGCCGAGCTGGCCGGCGCCGTCCTCGCCCACACGGCATGA
- a CDS encoding enoyl-CoA hydratase/isomerase family protein: protein MGEFVRVEISEHVATIRLDRPKMNALNRQVQEEIAEAARLVDADPNTHAVIVYGGERVFAAGADIKEMAVMSYADMAVHSRTLQDCFTAVARIGKPVIAAITGYALGGGCELALCADFRVAGQSAKLGQPEITLGIIPGAGGTQRLPRLVGPARAKDLIFTGRHVDAAEALAIGLVDRVVPDGEVYTAALELAATFAQGPVAAVRAAKLAIDHGLETDLDTGLEIERLQFSGLFATQDAREGMTAFAEKRRPKFTGR, encoded by the coding sequence ATGGGTGAATTCGTCAGGGTCGAGATCTCCGAGCACGTCGCCACGATCCGGCTCGACCGGCCGAAGATGAACGCGCTGAACCGGCAGGTCCAGGAGGAGATCGCGGAGGCCGCGCGCCTCGTGGACGCCGATCCGAACACGCACGCGGTCATCGTCTACGGCGGCGAACGGGTCTTCGCGGCCGGCGCCGACATCAAGGAGATGGCGGTCATGTCCTACGCCGACATGGCCGTGCACTCGCGCACTCTGCAGGACTGCTTCACCGCGGTCGCGCGGATCGGCAAGCCGGTCATCGCGGCGATCACCGGATATGCCCTGGGCGGCGGCTGCGAGCTCGCGCTGTGCGCCGACTTCCGGGTGGCCGGGCAGAGCGCGAAGCTCGGCCAGCCGGAGATCACCCTCGGGATCATCCCCGGCGCGGGCGGCACCCAGCGCCTGCCCCGGCTCGTCGGGCCCGCCCGGGCCAAGGACCTGATCTTCACCGGGCGGCACGTTGACGCCGCCGAGGCGCTCGCCATCGGCCTGGTCGACAGGGTGGTGCCCGACGGCGAGGTCTACACCGCGGCGCTCGAACTCGCCGCGACCTTCGCCCAGGGGCCGGTCGCCGCGGTGCGGGCGGCCAAGCTCGCGATCGACCACGGCCTCGAGACCGACCTCGACACCGGCCTGGAGATCGAACGCCTCCAGTTCTCCGGCCTGTTCGCGACCCAGGACGCCCGGGAGGGCATGACGGCCTTCGCCGAGAAGCGCCGCCCTAAATTCACCGGCCGCTGA
- a CDS encoding glycosyltransferase family 4 protein has product MAQALHIGMIAPPWYDVPPRAYGGIEAVTATLVRGLRARGHRVTVIGAGREVDLRTYDEPPSDRIGEPFPEVVHAAEAARLLRGLEVDVVHDHSLAGPLTAGGRLVPTVVTCHSDVSGELGDYYRSLGTDVSLVAISSAQRAQAPGLNWVGRVHNAVDVAAWPFRERKDDWVLWLGRLSPDKGAHLAIEAARAAGRRILLVGRRTEPAERAYFRERIEPLLGPGVEYLGEADERLKSDLFSRARCLVFPLLWDEPFGMVMIEAMACGTPVVALRRGAAPEIVVDGVTGYIRDTPEELPAAIEAVSALDPHAVRDRVVRHFDVPVMIRGYERVYHEVTAAMAATPSRPLPLGR; this is encoded by the coding sequence ATGGCACAGGCCCTGCACATCGGGATGATCGCCCCGCCGTGGTATGACGTGCCGCCCCGCGCGTACGGCGGCATCGAGGCGGTGACCGCCACGCTGGTCCGTGGTCTGCGGGCGCGCGGGCACCGGGTCACCGTCATCGGGGCCGGCCGCGAGGTGGATCTGCGGACCTACGACGAGCCGCCCTCGGACCGGATCGGCGAGCCCTTCCCCGAGGTGGTGCACGCGGCCGAGGCGGCCCGCCTCCTGCGGGGCCTGGAGGTGGACGTCGTCCACGACCACTCGCTGGCCGGGCCGCTCACCGCCGGGGGGCGGCTCGTGCCGACGGTCGTCACCTGCCACAGCGACGTGAGCGGGGAGCTGGGCGACTACTACCGGAGCCTCGGCACGGACGTGTCCCTGGTGGCCATCTCCTCGGCCCAGCGCGCCCAGGCGCCCGGCCTCAACTGGGTGGGGCGGGTGCACAACGCGGTGGACGTCGCCGCGTGGCCGTTCCGGGAGCGCAAGGACGACTGGGTGCTGTGGCTGGGGCGGCTCAGCCCCGACAAGGGCGCGCACCTCGCGATCGAGGCGGCGCGGGCGGCGGGCCGCCGCATCCTGCTGGTCGGCAGGCGCACCGAGCCGGCGGAGCGGGCCTACTTCCGCGAACGGATCGAGCCGCTGCTCGGGCCCGGCGTCGAATACCTGGGGGAGGCGGACGAGCGGCTCAAGAGCGACCTGTTCTCCCGGGCCCGGTGCCTGGTGTTCCCGCTGCTCTGGGACGAGCCCTTCGGCATGGTCATGATCGAGGCGATGGCCTGCGGCACCCCGGTGGTGGCGCTGCGGCGGGGCGCGGCGCCCGAGATCGTGGTGGACGGCGTGACCGGCTACATCCGCGACACGCCCGAGGAGCTGCCCGCCGCGATCGAGGCGGTCTCCGCGCTGGACCCGCACGCGGTGCGCGACCGCGTCGTCCGGCACTTCGACGTGCCCGTGATGATCAGAGGATACGAGCGCGTCTACCACGAGGTCACCGCCGCGATGGCGGCCACGCCCTCGCGGCCCCTCCCGCTCGGCCGCTGA
- the glgP gene encoding alpha-glucan family phosphorylase, whose translation MRAIRRFTVRTVLPSQLAPLGELVQNLRWSWHPETTDLFAEVDPEVWERVDHDPVALLGAVEAERLRELAQDRRFLRRLADAADDLREYMTAPRWYQSLEDAPKAIGYFSPEYGISAALPQYSGGLGILAGDHLKAASDLGVPILGVGLLYRHGYFTQSLSAEGWQLEHYPSLDPGGLPLTLLKEEDGAPARIKIGLPEGRVLHAQIWVAQVGRVPLLLLDSDVAENDAVARDVTDRLYGGGGDHRLMQELLLGIGGVRAIRAYCRITGHPEPEVFHTNEGHAGFLGLERIRELTEARLSFEEALEAVRAGTVFTTHTPVPAGIDRFPAEMIARQFGGSNAWPTVSVDRILELGAEPDGPDADKSVFNMAVMGMRLAQRVNGVSELHGRVSREMFQGLWPGFDVDEVPIGSITNGVHAPTWVGREMMELAGAELPSLIDKAQGWEGAHKLSEADIWGIRGTLRARLVVEARRRLRKSWRQRGASEAELGWVDEALDPNVLTIGFARRVPSYKRLTLMLNQPDRLRRLLLDPDKPVQIVIAGKAHPADEGGKKLIQQIVRFADSEDVRHRIVFLPDYDMALGQLMVTGSDVWMNNPLRPLEACGTSGMKAALNGGLNLSIRDGWWDEWYDGNNGWAIPSADGVDDPERRDELEATALYDLIEREVADRFYDRAADGLPRRWLEMVKHTLSSLGPKVLAGRMLRDYVTDLYTPAAVSARSLAADGYSNARLFAAWKLRVAKAWPGVRVEHVEATGVGDTPELGARLELGATIALGELSPDDVQVQAAYGRVGAHDELLSPSYVTLKVDSVGDDGRAHYTGVVPLDRTGAFGYTVRVVPFHPLMASVAELGLIAVPEEPVGMTNGTLR comes from the coding sequence GTGAGAGCTATCCGCAGGTTCACTGTCCGAACCGTCCTTCCCTCACAGCTCGCACCTTTGGGCGAGTTGGTCCAAAATCTCAGATGGTCGTGGCACCCCGAGACCACGGACCTGTTCGCCGAGGTGGATCCCGAGGTCTGGGAGCGCGTCGATCACGACCCCGTCGCGCTGCTCGGCGCGGTCGAGGCCGAAAGACTGCGCGAGCTCGCCCAGGACCGGCGCTTCCTGCGCCGCCTCGCCGACGCCGCCGACGACCTGCGCGAGTACATGACCGCCCCCCGGTGGTACCAGTCGCTGGAGGACGCGCCGAAGGCGATCGGCTACTTCTCGCCCGAGTACGGCATCTCCGCCGCCCTGCCGCAGTATTCGGGCGGCCTCGGCATCCTCGCCGGCGACCACCTGAAGGCCGCCAGCGACCTCGGTGTCCCGATCCTCGGCGTCGGCCTGCTCTACCGGCACGGCTACTTCACCCAGTCCCTTTCCGCCGAGGGCTGGCAGCTTGAGCACTACCCCTCCCTCGACCCCGGCGGCCTGCCGCTCACCCTGCTCAAGGAGGAGGACGGCGCCCCGGCGCGCATCAAGATCGGCCTCCCCGAGGGGCGCGTGCTGCACGCCCAGATCTGGGTGGCCCAGGTCGGCCGGGTGCCGCTGCTCCTGCTCGACTCCGACGTCGCCGAGAACGACGCGGTCGCCAGGGACGTGACCGACCGCCTGTACGGCGGGGGCGGCGACCACCGCCTGATGCAGGAGCTGCTGCTCGGCATCGGCGGCGTGCGGGCCATCCGGGCCTACTGCCGGATCACCGGCCACCCCGAGCCCGAGGTGTTCCACACCAACGAGGGCCACGCCGGCTTCCTCGGCCTTGAGCGCATCCGCGAGCTGACCGAGGCCCGGCTGTCGTTCGAGGAGGCCCTTGAGGCCGTACGCGCCGGGACCGTGTTCACCACCCACACCCCGGTCCCCGCGGGCATCGACCGGTTCCCGGCCGAGATGATCGCCCGGCAGTTCGGCGGGTCGAACGCCTGGCCGACGGTGTCGGTCGACCGCATCCTGGAGCTCGGCGCCGAGCCCGACGGCCCCGACGCCGACAAGTCGGTCTTCAACATGGCCGTCATGGGCATGCGGCTGGCCCAGCGGGTCAACGGCGTGTCCGAGCTGCACGGCCGCGTCAGCCGGGAGATGTTCCAGGGCCTGTGGCCGGGCTTCGACGTCGACGAGGTGCCGATCGGCTCGATCACCAACGGCGTCCACGCCCCGACCTGGGTCGGCCGGGAGATGATGGAGCTCGCCGGCGCGGAGCTGCCCTCGCTGATCGACAAGGCGCAGGGCTGGGAGGGCGCGCACAAGCTGTCCGAGGCCGATATCTGGGGCATCCGGGGCACGCTGCGGGCCCGCCTGGTCGTGGAGGCGCGGCGGCGGCTGCGCAAGTCGTGGCGCCAGCGCGGCGCCAGCGAGGCCGAGCTGGGCTGGGTGGACGAGGCGCTCGACCCGAACGTCCTGACGATCGGCTTCGCCCGGCGGGTGCCGTCGTACAAGCGGCTGACTCTCATGCTGAACCAGCCCGACCGGCTGCGCAGGCTGCTGCTCGATCCGGACAAGCCGGTGCAGATCGTCATCGCCGGCAAGGCGCATCCGGCCGACGAGGGCGGCAAGAAGCTCATCCAGCAGATCGTCCGCTTCGCCGACTCGGAGGACGTGCGGCACCGCATCGTCTTCCTGCCCGACTACGACATGGCGCTCGGGCAGCTCATGGTGACGGGCTCGGACGTGTGGATGAACAACCCGCTGCGCCCGCTGGAGGCGTGCGGCACGTCCGGCATGAAGGCGGCGCTCAACGGCGGCCTCAACCTGTCCATCCGCGACGGATGGTGGGACGAGTGGTACGACGGCAACAACGGCTGGGCGATCCCCAGCGCCGACGGAGTGGACGACCCCGAGCGCCGCGACGAGCTGGAGGCCACGGCGCTGTACGACCTCATCGAGCGCGAGGTGGCCGACCGCTTCTACGACCGGGCCGCCGACGGCCTGCCGCGGCGCTGGCTGGAGATGGTCAAGCACACGCTGAGCTCGCTCGGGCCGAAGGTGCTGGCCGGGCGCATGCTGCGCGACTACGTGACCGACCTGTACACCCCGGCGGCCGTCTCCGCCCGGTCGCTCGCGGCCGACGGCTACAGCAACGCCCGGCTGTTCGCGGCGTGGAAGCTGCGCGTGGCCAAGGCCTGGCCGGGTGTACGCGTCGAGCACGTCGAGGCGACCGGCGTCGGGGACACCCCCGAGCTGGGGGCCCGGCTGGAGCTGGGGGCCACGATCGCCCTCGGCGAGCTGTCGCCGGATGACGTCCAGGTCCAGGCCGCCTACGGCCGGGTGGGCGCGCACGACGAGCTGCTGTCACCGAGCTACGTCACGCTGAAGGTCGACTCGGTGGGCGACGACGGCCGGGCGCACTACACCGGCGTCGTGCCGCTCGACCGCACCGGCGCGTTCGGCTACACCGTGCGCGTGGTCCCGTTCCACCCGCTGATGGCGTCCGTGGCCGAGCTCGGCCTCATCGCCGTACCGGAGGAGCCGGTCGGCATGACCAACGGCACCCTGCGCTGA
- a CDS encoding alpha-1,4-glucan--maltose-1-phosphate maltosyltransferase, whose amino-acid sequence MIGRIPILDIQPVVDCGQWPAKAAAGETFEISATVFREGHDAVAAGVVLTDPSGTPGRMLPMREVAPGTDRWSVEVTLPAEGLWQFRVEAWSDPIATWMHDAGIKIPRDLDADLMCEEGARLFERAAKGVRAADCTAAEAGGTCGHRAALLALAARLRDDAVDPRARFAVTQLPETAALIAAHPLRDLLTRSGRNRVRVDRRRALFGSWYEFFPRSEGAVVGQEGVAPKSGTFRTAARRLPAIAQMGFDVVYLPPIHPIGTQFRKGRNNTLTPDQYDPGSPWAIGSQEGGHDAIHPDLGTIEDFDAFVAKARELGMEVALDLALQCSPDHPWVKEHPEWFNIRADGSIAYAENPPKKYQDIYPLNFDKDPEGIYAEVKRVVRHWMDHGVRIFRVDNPHTKPVRFWERLISDINTTDPDVLFLAEAFTRPAMLRTLAKVGFHQSYTYFTWRNSKPELEEYLWELSHETSHYLRPNLFVNTPDILHEYLQHGGVPAFKIRAILAALMAPTWGVYSGYELAENVPVRPGSEEYLDSEKYQYRPRDWAEAEREGRSLAPLITQLNLLRRAHPALQELRNLRFHNVDQPDVICFSKRLPGAYDTASRRHGLGDVVLAVVNLDPHNTHEATVRLDMPALGLDWHAEFVVDDQLSGESYRWGQANYVRLDPHVHPAHILTLRHGSAHRP is encoded by the coding sequence ATGATCGGACGCATTCCCATCCTGGACATCCAGCCCGTCGTCGACTGCGGCCAGTGGCCCGCCAAGGCGGCCGCGGGAGAGACCTTCGAGATCAGTGCGACGGTGTTCCGCGAAGGGCACGACGCGGTCGCCGCCGGCGTGGTGCTGACCGACCCGAGCGGCACGCCGGGCCGGATGCTGCCCATGCGCGAGGTCGCGCCCGGCACCGACCGGTGGAGCGTGGAGGTCACGCTCCCCGCCGAGGGCCTGTGGCAGTTCCGGGTGGAGGCGTGGAGTGATCCGATCGCCACGTGGATGCACGACGCGGGCATCAAGATCCCGCGCGACCTGGACGCCGACCTCATGTGCGAGGAGGGCGCCCGGCTGTTCGAGCGGGCGGCCAAGGGCGTGCGGGCGGCGGACTGCACGGCGGCGGAGGCGGGCGGCACCTGCGGGCACCGGGCCGCGCTGCTGGCCCTCGCGGCCCGGCTGCGCGACGACGCGGTGGACCCCAGGGCGCGCTTCGCGGTGACCCAGCTGCCCGAGACCGCCGCGCTGATCGCCGCGCACCCGCTGCGCGACCTGCTCACCCGTTCGGGCCGCAACCGCGTGCGGGTGGACCGGCGGCGGGCGCTGTTCGGCTCCTGGTATGAGTTCTTCCCCCGCTCCGAGGGCGCCGTGGTGGGGCAGGAGGGCGTCGCCCCCAAGTCGGGCACGTTCCGTACGGCGGCCAGGCGGCTCCCCGCGATCGCCCAGATGGGCTTCGACGTGGTCTACCTGCCGCCGATCCACCCGATCGGGACGCAGTTCCGCAAGGGCCGCAACAACACCCTGACCCCCGACCAGTACGACCCCGGGTCGCCCTGGGCCATCGGTTCCCAGGAGGGCGGGCACGACGCGATCCACCCCGATCTGGGCACGATCGAGGACTTCGACGCGTTCGTCGCCAAGGCCCGCGAGCTGGGCATGGAGGTCGCCCTCGATCTCGCGCTCCAGTGCTCCCCCGACCATCCCTGGGTCAAGGAGCACCCGGAGTGGTTCAACATCCGGGCCGACGGCTCGATCGCGTACGCCGAGAACCCGCCGAAGAAATACCAGGACATCTATCCGCTGAACTTCGACAAGGACCCCGAGGGGATCTACGCGGAGGTCAAGCGGGTGGTCCGGCACTGGATGGACCACGGCGTGCGGATCTTCCGGGTGGACAACCCGCACACCAAGCCGGTCCGGTTCTGGGAGCGGCTGATCTCCGACATCAACACGACCGACCCCGACGTGCTGTTCCTCGCCGAGGCGTTCACCCGCCCGGCCATGCTGCGCACGCTCGCCAAGGTCGGGTTCCACCAGTCGTACACCTACTTCACCTGGCGCAACTCCAAGCCCGAGCTGGAGGAGTATCTGTGGGAGCTGTCCCACGAGACCTCGCACTACCTGCGGCCGAACCTGTTCGTCAACACGCCCGACATCCTGCACGAGTATCTCCAGCACGGAGGCGTTCCGGCGTTCAAGATCCGGGCGATTCTGGCCGCGTTGATGGCTCCTACGTGGGGTGTGTACTCCGGGTATGAGCTGGCCGAGAACGTCCCGGTGCGTCCCGGCAGCGAGGAGTACCTGGACAGCGAGAAATACCAGTACAGGCCGCGTGACTGGGCCGAAGCGGAGCGTGAGGGCCGCAGCCTTGCCCCGCTCATTACCCAGCTCAATTTGTTGAGAAGAGCGCACCCGGCGCTCCAGGAATTGCGTAACCTACGGTTTCACAACGTCGACCAGCCGGACGTGATCTGCTTCTCCAAGCGGCTGCCCGGCGCCTATGACACGGCCTCACGACGGCACGGACTAGGCGATGTCGTGCTGGCCGTCGTCAATCTGGATCCACACAACACACACGAGGCGACGGTCCGGCTCGACATGCCGGCCCTCGGTCTCGACTGGCATGCCGAGTTCGTCGTGGACGACCAACTGTCGGGCGAGTCGTACCGCTGGGGCCAGGCGAACTACGTGCGCCTCGACCCGCACGTCCATCCCGCACACATTCTCACGCTCCGCCACGGGTCAGCGCACCGCCCGTGA